A stretch of Camelina sativa cultivar DH55 chromosome 18, Cs, whole genome shotgun sequence DNA encodes these proteins:
- the LOC109124825 gene encoding uncharacterized protein LOC109124825, protein MDYEYGGGEYCRRGHVPAFGSWDWNDAVPFTQCFETATTQQPAFLHYAPYPHQDRDLYLAGDLYDNHHLVAAPAVILLPRRRAKVGQEPGTEKKRNVSKEQHNYETDARELNAPTSCPTPVVKRRMKAPKPVDEDLYKVSPQPLSVKSKRKRGGGGFGCISRCFLPTRVL, encoded by the exons ATGGACTAC GAATACGGAGGAGGAGAGTACTGCAGGAGAGGGCACGTGCCGGCTTTTGGAAGCTGGGACTGGAACGATGCCGTGCCTTTCACTCAGTGCTTCGAGACTGCGACAACTCAACAGCCAGCTTTTCTTCACTACGCTCCTTACCCTCATCAAGACCGTGATCTTTACCTCGCTGGTGACCTCTACGACAACCACCACCTTGTGGCTGCTCCCGCTGTTATCCTCCTCCCTCGTCGCCGG gCTAAGGTGGGGCAAGAACCGGGGacggagaagaaaagaaatgtcTCCAAGGAACAACACAACTACGAGACGGATGCGCGTGAGTTAAACGCGCCGACGAGCTGTCCAACACCGGTGGTGAAGCGGAGGATGAAGGCACCTAAGCCTGTGGATGAAGACTTGTACAAAGTCTCCCCACAACCTCTCTCAGTCAAATCCAAAAGG AAAAGAGGAGGAGGTGGGTTTGGGTGCATTTCAAGGTGTTTTTTGCCAACACGGGTGCTTTGA